The genomic region GATGATCCCATCCGCTTTAAAGAAGTGGTTGATACCATATTAAGGGAACGGAATGAGACCTATACTGACTTGCTAGCCAAGGGTAAGGTGCTGCCGGGGCAATTTAACAGTTATTTGGATTGGCCCAAGTTGCTGGCTCCGTTAGAACGCTGCCAGGGGATCTATTGTTCCTTCCTGCCTAGAAACCCCCAGTACATTAAAGCGCAAAATGTGGTTAATTTTCCGGCCAAAGCCATGCACAGCTTTTTAGGCCATTACGAGGTACTGGCCGATGAGATTCGGCACTGGCGCCGCCGGGGCTATGCCGTAGTATTGCTGGTTTCATCCGAAGAGCGGGCCACTAACCTGCTGCAGCTTTTAAAGGATGCTAAAGTTGATGCTTTTCATATAAAACAGCTTGATAACGAAGTGAAAGAAGGGAATGTGGTCATTACCGTCGGCCAATTGGCCAACGGCTTTGAACTAATCTCGGCCCGGCTGGCAGTGATTACCGACCAGGAGATATTCGGCCAGCGGAAAAAGGCCCGTAAGCACAGGGTAAAAGCTGACTCCCGGATGGAGCCACTGGCTGACTTGAAGGCCGGCGACTATGTGGTGCATGTTAACCACGGCATTGGGCGCTACCTGGGAATGGTTTCGCTTAACATCGGGGGGCTGCAAAAGGATTATCTGCAACTGCAATATGCTGGGGAAGATAAACTGTATGTGCCCACTGACCAGGTGGGCATGCTGCAAAAATATTTGGGAGCGGAAGCGGATCATCCCAAGTTATCCCGGTTGGGAGGCACCGAGTGGGCCAAGGCCAAGGCCAAAGTTAAGGAAGCTGTCAGGGATATGGCCAAGGAGCTTTTGGAGCTGTACGCTGCCCGGCAAACAGTTAAAGGTCATGCCTTTTCCCCGGACACTCCCTGGCAGGCGGAATTTGAGGCCCAGTTCCCCTATGAGGAAACCCCGGACCAACTCAGGGCCATCGCCGAAGTCAAGCGGGATATGGAAAAAGAGCGGCCCATGGACCGGTTATTATGTGGTGATGTGGGGTATGGCAAAACCGAGGTGGCCCTACGGGCCGCTTTTAAAGCCGTGATGGATAACAAACAGGTGGCAGTGTTAGTACCCACCACCATTTTAGCCCAGCAGCACTACAATACCTTTCGGGAGCGTTTTGCCAACTATCCCATCCGGATAGAGATGCTCTCGCGTTTTCGCACGCCCAAAGAGCAGCGCCAGGTGCTGGCAGGTCTTGCCACCGGGGAAGTGGATGTGGTCATCGGAACCCACCGCCTGGTGCAGGACGATGTTATTTTCAAAGATCTGGGACTGCTGGTGGTGGATGAAGAACAGCGTTTCGGGGTGGCCCATAAGGAAAGATTAAAACAAATGAGAAAAAATGTGGATGTATTAACCCTGACCGCCACCCCTATTCCCCGTACATTGCATATGTCCCTGGTGGGAGTACGGGATACCAGTGTATTGGAAACGCCGCCGGAGGAACGATTCCCGGTCCAAACTTACGTTTTAGAAGAAGACCCCACCCTGATCCGGGAGGCCATCCGGCGGGAATTAAACCGCGGCGGCCAGGTTTATTTTGTGCACAACCGGGTGATGGATTTGGATCGGCTGGCCGGTTGGCTGCAGGATTTAGTGCCGGAAGCCCGCATTGCCGTGGCCCACGGACAGATGAAGGAAGATGAACTGGAGCAAATCATGTTGGAGTTTATGGATGGTGCCTACGATGTGCTGGTGTGTACCACCATTGTGGAAACCGGGCTGGATATTTCCAACGTCAACACCTTGATTGTCAAAGACGCCGATCACTTCGGTTTATCCCAGTTATACCAGCTGCGGGGGCGGGTTGGTCGCACCAATCGTTTAGCCTATGCCTACTTCCTGTTTAGGCGGGATAAGGTCCTCACTGAGGTCAGCGAGCGGCGGCTTTCTGCCATTCGTGAGTTCACTGAGTTTGGTTCCGGCTTTAAAATCGCCATGCGGGATTTGGAAATACGTGGCGCCGGGAATATTTTAGGGGCTGAGCAGCACGGGCATATTGCCGAAGTGGGCTTTGATCTTTATTGTCGCTTGTTGGAAGAGGCAGTACACGAGGCCCGGGGAGAAAAAGTGGAACAGCCGGTGGACACCGCCGTGGAATTGCCGGTGGAAGCCTATATTCCTGATCAATACGTACCCGATGGAAACCAAAAGGTAGAACTTTACCGGCGGCTGGCCGGTATGCGGGAGCTTTCTGAAATAGCCGACATGGAGGAAGAACTGGTGGACCGCTTTGGGGATTTACCGGAAAGCGTACAAAACCTATTGAAAGTGACCGCATTAAAAATCCTGGGCAGCCAGCTAAAGATTAAAAGTATTAGCCGTGGTCAGGGCTACTACCGCCTGTTATTTGCCCCGGAGGCACCTTTGGACGGGGAGAAACTGGTGGCCATCAGCGAAAAATATAAATACAATGTAAAATTCAATAACTCCACGGAAGGGTTTGAGATTAAACTGGCCAGTAAGGATAAGGGAACCGTGAGCCTGAGAAAATTAGAACAATTAGAGACATTTTTAGGCCGGCTAAAATAACCTTGCCGGCCTATCTTAATAGGTTGTATAATGGCCATAACATATAAAAGGAGGAAATAAAATTGCATTATAAACTTCGTGTGGGATTATTGGCCCTGCTCAGTCTGCTGCTTATATTGACTGGTTGTGCCAGTAATAATGCTGATGTGGTGGCCACCGTTAACGGTAAAGAGATTACCAGGGCCGAGCTGGACAAGCAGGTAA from Desulfotomaculum nigrificans DSM 574 harbors:
- the mfd gene encoding transcription-repair coupling factor, with protein sequence MKGLLKPLEATIEYQHLLQGLEKGFRQQMVFGLAGSQRSYLFAGLAHTRRSVLVVAPGETEAAALADDLTSLLPDLSVQLFPVWQMLPYQVLAHSNEVLAQRLRVLEQLSAGEPLVVVTSPEALLRRLTPPDIFSRAKLSLSLGQRVDLEKMRQDLIKMGYERVDLVEGPGQFSSRGGIIDIFPMTAARPVRIEFFDDEVDSIRHFDVDNQRSLDKLKGISISPCRELVLTPAAWQRGKENYEAEYKNQLKKLQRSGSVDAVHQLSSQGAMLLDQIHGQIPFEGMEQLHSFFYPEPVTLLDYFAEKPLLLVDDPIRFKEVVDTILRERNETYTDLLAKGKVLPGQFNSYLDWPKLLAPLERCQGIYCSFLPRNPQYIKAQNVVNFPAKAMHSFLGHYEVLADEIRHWRRRGYAVVLLVSSEERATNLLQLLKDAKVDAFHIKQLDNEVKEGNVVITVGQLANGFELISARLAVITDQEIFGQRKKARKHRVKADSRMEPLADLKAGDYVVHVNHGIGRYLGMVSLNIGGLQKDYLQLQYAGEDKLYVPTDQVGMLQKYLGAEADHPKLSRLGGTEWAKAKAKVKEAVRDMAKELLELYAARQTVKGHAFSPDTPWQAEFEAQFPYEETPDQLRAIAEVKRDMEKERPMDRLLCGDVGYGKTEVALRAAFKAVMDNKQVAVLVPTTILAQQHYNTFRERFANYPIRIEMLSRFRTPKEQRQVLAGLATGEVDVVIGTHRLVQDDVIFKDLGLLVVDEEQRFGVAHKERLKQMRKNVDVLTLTATPIPRTLHMSLVGVRDTSVLETPPEERFPVQTYVLEEDPTLIREAIRRELNRGGQVYFVHNRVMDLDRLAGWLQDLVPEARIAVAHGQMKEDELEQIMLEFMDGAYDVLVCTTIVETGLDISNVNTLIVKDADHFGLSQLYQLRGRVGRTNRLAYAYFLFRRDKVLTEVSERRLSAIREFTEFGSGFKIAMRDLEIRGAGNILGAEQHGHIAEVGFDLYCRLLEEAVHEARGEKVEQPVDTAVELPVEAYIPDQYVPDGNQKVELYRRLAGMRELSEIADMEEELVDRFGDLPESVQNLLKVTALKILGSQLKIKSISRGQGYYRLLFAPEAPLDGEKLVAISEKYKYNVKFNNSTEGFEIKLASKDKGTVSLRKLEQLETFLGRLK